A window of Coregonus clupeaformis isolate EN_2021a chromosome 28, ASM2061545v1, whole genome shotgun sequence contains these coding sequences:
- the LOC121542771 gene encoding zinc fingers and homeoboxes protein 1-like: protein MASRRKSTTPCMVLPSSNVMEEQDADMQVVEGKDGAESAAERPTDAAVVSTDPETEHDISQSSGEDGVTHTGVKRSNQPTLEQTVSDLLSDGGYTHHETEDGDDTASAGISLSKTPIMKMRGKSEPKRMAMSLKAAEESDRMEEAEEEPLGLGSLTPVEMMSPHYTESMKHSVLLNIPNKMTTSSEQKKSSVLSSNLSGLQLPPGLAQVLSALQAQQSVQPQLLIPVSSIPSYNQSMDTNTVLVNTYKKFPYPSVSEIMGLSAQTKFSEEQIKIWFSAQRLKHGVSWTPEEVEEARRKQFNGTVHTVPQTITVIPAHQLSAAANGLQSVLQTCQIVGQPGLVFTQVGTPVTTPITLTVAGMPSHSQVPKMSSHQTSPAVSEMKRATTVQPPSLTPQENSALSADHFGMRPKKSKEQLAELKASYLKNHFASDAEIARLMNLTGLTKGEIKKWFSDTRYNQRNSKNSNVIVFHDSHSPRGHSSGTTIVIDSSDETPQSPPPTPSVKEKETRPKTWNSFPDFTLQKFKEKTPEQLVVLEESYQKGSTPSDDELTRLRTETKLTRREIDAWFTEKRKVVEAESPDLKAERMESEATSTRKGSQTPPGGRRPNRGDKNIGKKTPEQLHVLKSAFVRTQWPSTEEYDKLAEESGLPRVYIVNWFGDTRYSFKNGNLKWFFHYQSGNVEGLNGNKNRKRRIRNRGWGRSRSRKAKRSTSTEKSPPPPPIIKFKSGKDVLKEYYLKHKVLNEQDLDELVAKSSMGYEQVREWFAEIHKREDMGADPFGDAEVNEEKLPGENEMAPEVQDDTVVEEEEEEEEEDDDTDESDSWEPSQGARKTQSE, encoded by the exons ATGGCAAGCAGGAGGAAGTCAACAACACCTTGCATGGTCCTGCCATCTTCTAACGTGATGGAGGAGCAGGATGCAGACATGCAGGTGGTGGAGGGGAAGGATGGAGCTGAGAGCGCAGCAGAGAGACCTACAGATGCTGCTGTGGTCTCCACTGACCCAGAGACAG AGCACGACATCAGTCAGTCCAGTGGAGAGGACGGTGTCACCCACACAGGGGTGAAACGCAGCAACCAACCAACCTTGGAGCAGACGGTCAGTGATCTTCTCTCGGATGGGGGTTACACACATCACGAGACGGAAGACGGCGACGACACCGCCTCAGCTGGCATCTCACTCAGCAAAACCCCCATCATGAAAATGAGGGGTAAATCCGAACCGAAGAGGATGGCCATGTCTCTGAAAGCAGCAGAGGAGAGCGACAGGATGGAAGAGGCTGAAGAGGAGCCTCTGGGGCTGGGTTCCCTCACTCCTGTAGAGATGATGAGCCCACATTACACTGAGTCCATGAAACACAGTGTTCTCCTGAACATTCCCAATAAGATGACGACATCATCAGAGCAGAAGAAATCTTCTGTCCTCAGCTCCAATCTGTCTGGACTTCAGCTCCCCCCTGGTTTAGCCCAggtcctctcagctctgcaggCCCAGCAG AGCGTCCAACCCCAGCTCCTCATCCCCGTCAGCAGTATCCCCTCCTACAACCAATCCATGGATACCAACACAGTCCTGGTCAACACCTACAAGAAGTTCCCCTACCCTTCAGTATCAGAGATCATGGGTCTGTCGGCTCAGACCAAATTCAGTGAGGAACAGATAAAGATCTGGTTCTCTGCCCAGCGTCTGAAGCACGGGGTCAGCTGGACTCCTGAGGAG gtggAGGAGGCTAGGAGAAAGCAGTTCAACGGGACAGTGCACACGGTGCCTCAGACCATCACTGTTATCCCGGCCCACCAGCTCTCTGCTGCGGCCAACGGCCTGCAGTCTGTCCTCCAGACCTGCCAGATAGTAGGCCAGCCGGGCCTGGTTTTCACACAG GTTGGCACGCCTGTGACCACACCCATCACCTTGACAGTAGCAGGGATGCCAAGCCACAGCCAGGTCCCCAAGATGTCCTCCCACCAGACCAGCCCAGCGGTCAGTGAGATGAAGAGAGCCACCACTGTCCAGCCTCCCTCCCTGACCCCACAGGAGAACTCAGCCCTCAGCGCCGACCACTTTGGCATGCGGCCCAAGAAGTCCAAGGAGCAGCTGGCAGAGCTGAAAGCCAGCTACCTGAAGAACCACTTCGCCAGCGACGCGGAGATCGCCAGGCTCATGAATCTGACCGGCCTCACAAAAGGGGAGATCAAGAAGTGGTTCAGCGACACGCGCTACAACCAGCGCAACTCCAAGAACAGCAACGTCATCGTGTTCCATGACAGCCACAGCCCCAGGGGTCACAGCAGCGGCACCACCATCGTCATCGACTCCAGCGACGAGACCCCTCAGTCTCCACCGCCCACACCATCCGTCAAAGAGAAAGAGACGCGCCCCAAGACCTGGAACTCCTTCCCAGACTTCACATTGCAGAAGTTTAAGGAGAAGACACCAGAGCAGCTGGTGGTTCTAGAGGAGAGTTACCAGAAGGGAAGCACTCCATCTGACGACGAGTTGACCCGGCTGAGGACGGAGACCAAGCTGACCCGGAGAGAGATCGACGCCTGGTTCACAGAGAAGAGGAAGGTAGTGGAGGCAGAGTCACCTGATCTGAAAGCAGAGCGGATGGAGAGCGAGGCCACCTCGACTAGAAAAGGATCCCAGACCCCTCCGGGTGGCCGGCGGCCAAACAGGGGGGACAAGAACATCGGAAAGAAAACCCCAGAGCAGCTCCACGTCCTGAAGAGTGCCTTTGTCCGTACCCAGTGGCCCTCCACAGAGGAGTATGACAAGCTGGCAGAGGAGAGCGGGCTGCCCAGGGTCTACATAGTCAACTGGTTCGGAGACACCCGGTACTCCTTCAAGAACGGCAACCTCAAGTGGTTCTTCCACTACCAGAGCGGCAACGTAGAGGGACTGAACGGCAACAAGAACAGGAAGAGGAGGATACGTAACCGGGGCTGGGGGAGGTCTAGGAGCAGGAAGGCCAAGAGGTCAACCAGCACGGAGAAGTCACCACCACCGCCGCCCATCATCAAGTTCAAGTCTGGGAAAGACGTTCTGAAGGAGTATTACTTGAAGCACAAGGTGCTGAATGAGCAGGATCTGGACGAGCTTGTGGCCAAGTCTAGTATGGGATACGAGCAGGTGAGAGAGTGGTTCGCTGAGATACACAAGAGGGAAGATATGGGTGCTGATCCGTTCGGGGACGCTGAGGTAAACGAGGAAAAGTTGCCGGGTGAGAATGAGATGGCGCCTGAAGTGCAGGATGAcactgtggtagaggaggaagaggaggaggaggaggaggatgacgaCACTGATGAAAGTGATTCTTGGGAGCCCTCTCAGGGTGCCAGAAAAACACAGTCAGAGTAG